Proteins encoded together in one Mastomys coucha isolate ucsf_1 unplaced genomic scaffold, UCSF_Mcou_1 pScaffold16, whole genome shotgun sequence window:
- the Rab33b gene encoding ras-related protein Rab-33B: MASEMESSLEVSFSSSCAVSGASGCLPPARSRIFKIIVIGDSNVGKTCLTYRFCAGRFPDRTEATIGVDFRERAVDIDGERIKIQLWDTAGQERFRKSMVQHYYRNVHAVVFVYDMTNMASFHSLPSWIEECKQHLLANDIPRILVGNKCDLRSAIQVPTDLAQKFADTHSMPLFETSAKNPNDNDHVEAIFMTLAHKLKSHKPLMLSQLPDNRISLKPETKPAVTCWC; this comes from the exons ATGGCTTCGGAGATGGAGTCGTCGCTGGAGGTCAGCTTCTCGTCCAGCTGTGCGGTGTCAGGGGCGTCTGGGTGTTTGCCTCCCGCCCGCTCCCGCATCTTCAAGATCATAGTGATCGGCGATTCGAACGTGGGCAAGACGTGCCTGACTTACCGCTTCTGCGCCGGCCGCTTCCCCGACCGCACCGAGGCCACGATCGGGGTAGACTTCCGAGAGCGAGCCGTGGATATTGATGGAGAGCGCATCAAG atccagctgtgggacactGCAGGGCAGGAGCGGTTCAGGAAGAGCATGGTGCAGCACTACTACAGGAACGTGCATGCTGTCGTCTTTGTGTATGACATGACCAACATGGCTAGCTTCCACAGCCTGCCATCTTGGATAGAGGAATGCAAACAGCATTTGCTGGCAAATGACATACCTCGCATCCTGGTGGGAAATAAATGTGACTTGAGAAGCGCCATTCAGGTGCCCACAGACTTGGCACAAAAGTTTGCAGACACACACAGTATGCCTTTGTTTGAGACCTCTGCTAAAAACCCCAATGATAACGACCACGTAGAAGCTATATTTATGACGTTGGCTCATAAGCTAAAGAGCCACAAACCGTTGATGCTTAGCCAGCTGCCTGATAACAGAATTAGCCTGAAACCAGAAACAAAACCTGCAGTGACCTGCTGGTGCTAA